One Coccinella septempunctata chromosome 8, icCocSept1.1, whole genome shotgun sequence genomic window carries:
- the LOC123319117 gene encoding uncharacterized protein LOC123319117: MMFFRVKIVYLMLFQGFCYVNCSIIGSAKQNVNSIISRDEKWKNSTAQGHITVNTDGSSNTIDNKIHTRKPNQSIIPVRPIHDEKLSTPIVHHILPNITQQLATNLNANQQPPKLTKKVHHHLTVEELRQRRKELREKWQARHNILSHPPPHGLLIQSQDPIKAGPKRFEIPHVMKKTISKSHSTEEHIKKNLLVENTHPKKIASLYEPITPRTRRILEHKDEAGVLDSSKPKYLLSARTNSRTTLLNKNIRTENPPEVPSGKNKVDEGSLISTQDIKYSTESPFKSNYVNYPFMPDPMIAPMYYWPTGASTPSSTTSLNPSTTNQDEKPSTESDFKPNYVNYPFMPDPQIAPMYYWPMGASTPSSTTSLNPSTTNRDEKHSTESNFKPNYVNYPFMPDPQIAPMYYWPMSATTSLSSTSVNRKDTSSDSTTPSSGVTKNEVMDKFSAITKSPISSSPSSERPENSKLLEEQISRASNKRQGDIRPFGHGPFVETVVSPIIPNFAFQATTASSLNIFDFKLGALAEKITTNVPGPIIDDVVSVKIEPSIFDAEGYTTGKTDTASFHKNLTHHEKLPYQKPGFGYGKSSEQVGSTNPHPAISNEQAAIKTDTQSFYTNLRDKKKIALQNPLGDREKSEGQIVVTEKSLEVDNSLTDIKLTHEINSEKRSEEKLESEEHSVGNETDSHSPVRHGKRSSEHTTSSPGGSAMKIAEETHVHQDWRENLRRAIKERLLKLSSDNETYNCF; encoded by the exons ATGATGTTCTTTCGAGTGAAAATTGTGTATTTAATGTTATTTCAGG GATTCTGCTATGTGAACTGCAGTATTATTGGATCTGCAAAACAAAATGTCAACAGCATAATCAGCAGAGatgagaaatggaaaaattcaacCGCCCAAGGACATATCACAGTAAACACAGATGGTTCATCAAATACAATAGATAACAAGATACATACAAGAAAACCGAATCAATCTATAATTCCTGTTCGTCCAATTCATGATGAGAAACTATCAACTCCAATTGTACATCATATTCTTCCTAACATTACACAACAGCTGGCAACAAATTTGAATGCGAATCAGCAACCTCCAAAATTGACGAAGAAAGTGCACCATCATTTGACTGTTGAGGAATTACGACAGCGAAGAAAGGAGCTCAGGGAGAAATGGCAAGCAAGGCACAACATTCTATCACATCCGCCACCACATGGGTTGCTCATCCAAAGTCAAGACCCCATAAAGGCTGGACCAAAACGCTTCGAGATCCCACATGTCATGAAAAAAACCATATCGAAATCACATTCAACTgaagaacatataaaaaaaaatttacttgtGGAAAATACACATCCGAAAAAAATTGCAAGTTTGTATGAGCCAATAACTCCACGTACAAGGAGAATACTGGAACACAAAGACGAGGCAGGAGTTCTCGATTCTTCAAAACCTAAATATCTGCTTTCTGCGAGGACAAATTCTAGAACAACtctgttgaataaaaatattcgaACTGAAAATCCGCCAGAAGTACCTTCTGGAAAAAATAAAGTTGATGAAGGTTCTCTGATATCAACTCAAGATATTAAGTACTCAACAGAAAGCCCGTTCAAATCTAATTATGTAAATTATCCCTTCATGCCTGATCCTATGATAGCCCCTATGTACTATTGGCCTACGGGCGCGAGTACCCCATCTTCCACAACTTCTTTGAATCCGTCTACAACTAATCAGGATGAAAAACCCTCGACAGAAAGTGATTTCAAACCTAATTACGTGAATTATCCCTTTATGCCTGACCCTCAGATAGCCCCGATGTACTATTGGCCTATGGGCGCGAGTACCCCATCTTCCACAACTTCTTTGAATCCGTCGACAACTAATCGGGATGAAAAACACTCGACAGAAAGTAATTTCAAACCTAATTACGTGAATTATCCCTTTATGCCTGACCCTCAGATAGCCCCGATGTACTATTGGCCTATGAGTGCAACTACATCATTATCATCAACTTCTGTGAACCGAAAAGATACAAGTTCCGACAGTACAACTCCTAGTTCTGGAGTAACGAAAAATGAAGTTATGGACAAATTTTCAGCGATTACAAAATCACCAATATCGTCTTCCCCAAGTTCTGAACGACCAGAGAACAGTAAATTGCTTGAGGAACAGATTAGTCGTGCTAGCAATAAAAGACAAGGTGACATAAGACCCTTCGGGCATGGACCTTTTGTCGAAACAGTTGTCTCGCCTATAATCCCAAATTTCGCCTTTCAGGCAACAACTGCCtcttctttgaatattttcgattttaaaCTCGGGGCACTCGCTGAAAAAATTACAACTAACGTTCCAGGACCTATAATTGACGATGTGGTAAGCGTGAAAATAGAACCTTCGATATTTGATGCAGAAGGGTATACAACAGGGAAAACAGATACTGCTTCTTTCCACAAAAACTTAACTCATCATGAAAAACTCCCATACCAAAAACCAGGTTTCGGATATGGTAAATCATCAGAGCAAGTTGGCTCAACCAATCCACATCCTGCCATTTCAAACGAACAAGCAGCTATTAAAACAGATACCCAATCATTCTATACAAATTTGCGTGATAAGAAAAAGATTGCCCTACAGAATCCACTTGGGGATCGTGAAAAATCAGAAGGTCAGATTGTGGTGACAGAAAAAAGTTTAGAAGTTGATAATTCTCTTACCGATATAAAGTTAACCCatgaaataaattcagaaaaaagaTCAGAAGAGAAATTAGAATCCGAAGAGCATTCTGTTGGTAACGAAACAGATTCACATTCGCCTGTTCGTCATGGAAAAAGAAGTTCTGAACACACAACAAGTTCACCAGGAGGTAGTGCAATGAAAATAGCAGAAGAAACACATGTTCATCAAGATTGGAGAGAAAACCTGAGGAGGGCGATCAAAGAGAGATTGCTCAAGTTGAGCAGTGATAATGAAACATATAATTGTTTTTAA
- the LOC123319394 gene encoding uncharacterized protein LOC123319394, translated as MPKIVEKPQRKSIRKCYAELRAAHLRSNPDTLSSTIFQMVSNIFDLNVSTIRNIVNEEDDKEFHKCHR; from the exons ATGCCGAAAATAGTGGAAAAGCCGCAAAGAAAGAGTATCAGGAAATGTTATGCAGAATTGAGGGCAGCTCATCTGCGAAGTAATCCTGATACTCTTTCATCTACCATTTTCCAGATGGTATCAAACATTTTCGAT ctgaACGTTTCCACAATCCGAAACATTGTTAATGAAGAggacgacaaagaatttc ataaatgtcatcgttAA